From one Tiliqua scincoides isolate rTilSci1 chromosome 14, rTilSci1.hap2, whole genome shotgun sequence genomic stretch:
- the NDUFC2 gene encoding NADH dehydrogenase [ubiquinone] 1 subunit C2 yields the protein MGIQVRVPAEVLSLPPPPLVNKGSAWMGFVGWLAALADNLVQRRPVLGAGVHRQLLWATVGFYIGYQMNKRAIYNFAARDRDISEYIRHHPEDFKPKEKKTMAEVLENFHPIR from the exons ATGGGGATCCAGGTGCGGGTGCCGGCCGAGGTGCTGTCCCTGCCGCCACCGCCGCTGGTGAACAAGGGCTCGGCCTGGATGGGCTTCGTGGGCTGGCTCGCCGCCCTCGCCGACAACCTCGTCCAGCGCAGGCCCGTCCTGGGCGCCG GTGTTCATCGCCAGCtcctgtgggccactgtgggttTTTATATTGGCTATCAAATGAACAAACGAGCAATTTACAACTTCGCCGCGAGAGACAGAGACATTTCGGAGTATATCAGGCACCATCCCGAGGACTTCAAGCCAAAAG AAAAGAAGACCATGGCAGAAGTTCTGGAGAATTTCCATCCAATTCGCTGA